The proteins below come from a single Canis aureus isolate CA01 chromosome 14, VMU_Caureus_v.1.0, whole genome shotgun sequence genomic window:
- the GSDMD gene encoding gasdermin-D isoform X3 has product MGSAFEGVIKSVIRELDHRGKLIPVDSLRSSTSFQPYCLLARKLSRLWFWKPRYKCINLSIRDILEPNDPEPDVKCDGPFHVCDFMDGQLQGSVELAPPGQVQLAGEATVADNLSTSMNVCTLRVVPNTWDTMRQERRLRQPQHKVLEQLRNCGNDIFVVTEVLQTQKEVTVTWIYKQEGSGQFSLPGALSLQGQGHLRRKKTVTIPSGSILAFEVAQLVIGPDWDVLLFPNKKQRTFKQSKKNHKPTSSAGSKIQSDGFGEDLVAVTEDFQGLLAEVGTQAEGLRGLSRGLCDQLLAGLVRVLQEEPALQTLEEALEQGLFCGWVAPLEGPVGTVLECLVHTSRALEEQLARPVLYLVDLLTGLSETQLKLLTKVLETGELSRPFKLVQSILEQSTPWQERRAVSLPQGLLEGSWDAEAPAWVLLEECGLELQVDDPQVCWEPEARDHTCTLYACLALLLCLSEDPC; this is encoded by the exons ATGGGATCTGCCTTTGAGGGAGTGATCAAGAGCGTGATCCGGGAGCTGGACCACAGAGGCAAGCTCATCCCCGTGGACAGTCTGCGGAGCTCCACCAGCTTCCAGCCCTACTGCTTGCTGGCCAGGAAGCTCTCAAGACTGTGGTTCTGGAAACCCCGCTACAAGTGCATCAACCTGTCCATCAGGGACATTCTGGAGCCTAATGACCCAGAACCAG ATGTGAAATGTGATGGCCCCTTCCACGTATGCGACTTCATGGACGGGCAGCTGCAGGGCTCTGTGGAGCTGGCACCCCCAGGACAGGTGCAGCTGGCAGGGGAGGCGACAGTGGCTGACAACCTCAGCACCTCGATGAACGTGTGTACACTGCGAGTGGTCCCCAACACCTGGGACACCATGCGCCAAGAGAG GCGCCTGCGTCAGCCCCAGCACAAAGTCCTAGAGCAGCTGCGGAACTGTGGCAACGACATATTCGTGGTGACAGAAGTGCTGCAGACACAGAAGGAGGTGACAGTCACCTGGATCTATAAGCAGGAGGGCTCCGGCCAGttttccctgcctggagccctgtCCCTCCAG GGCCAGGGCCATCTGAGGCGGAAGAAGACAGTCACCATCCCCTCAGGCAGCATCCTAGCATTCGAGGTGGCCCAGCTGGTTATCGGCCCTGACTGGG ATGTCCTCCTCTTCCCGAACAAGAAGCAGAGGACCTTCAAGCAGTCCAAGAAAA ATCACAAGCCCACGAGCAGCGCAGGCTCCAAAATACAGTCGG ACGGGTTTGGCGAGGACTTGGTGGCAGTCACAGAAGACTTCCAGGGCCTGCTGGCAGAGGTGGGGACCCAGGCTGAGGGCCTGCGGGGCTTGTCCAGGGGCCTGTGCGACCAGCTGCTGGCAGGCCTGGTGCGGGTGCTGCAGGAGGAGCCAGCCCTGCAAACCCTGGAGGAGGCG CTGGAACAGGGCCTGTTCTGTGGGTGGGTGGCACCCCTGGAAGGTCCGGTGGGCACTGTCCTCGAGTGCCTGGTGCATACCTCCAGAGCACTAGAAGAGCAACTTGCCAGACCCGTTCTCTACCTGGTGGACTTGCTGACTG GGCTGAGTGAAACCCAGCTCAAGCTGCTCACAAAGGTCCTGGAGACAGGAGAGCTGTCCCGGCCCTTCAAGCTG GTGCAGAGCATTTTGGAGCAGAGCACCCCCTGGCAGGAGCGCAGGGCTGTGTCCCTGCCACaggggctcctggagggcagctGGGATGCAGAGGCACCTGCCTGGGTCTTGCTGGAGGAGTGTGGCCTCGAGCTGCAGGTGGACGACCCCCAGGTGTGCTGGGAGCCAGAGGCCCGGGACCACACGTGTACACTCTATGCCTGTCTGGCACTGCTGTTATGCCTGAGCGAGGACCCCTGTTAG
- the GSDMD gene encoding gasdermin-D isoform X2, whose protein sequence is MGSAFEGVIKSVIRELDHRGKLIPVDSLRSSTSFQPYCLLARKLSRLWFWKPRYKCINLSIRDILEPNDPEPDVKCDGPFHVCDFMDGQLQGSVELAPPGQVQLAGEATVADNLSTSMNVCTLRVVPNTWDTMRQERRLRQPQHKVLEQLRNCGNDIFVVTEVLQTQKEVTVTWIYKQEGSGQFSLPGALSLQGQGHLRRKKTVTIPSGSILAFEVAQLVIGPDWDHKPTSSAGSKIQSGQYLIDNPGTLFCPWESALPNQGSPGACGQPGSSSHLPADGFGEDLVAVTEDFQGLLAEVGTQAEGLRGLSRGLCDQLLAGLVRVLQEEPALQTLEEALEQGLFCGWVAPLEGPVGTVLECLVHTSRALEEQLARPVLYLVDLLTGLSETQLKLLTKVLETGELSRPFKLVQSILEQSTPWQERRAVSLPQGLLEGSWDAEAPAWVLLEECGLELQVDDPQVCWEPEARDHTCTLYACLALLLCLSEDPC, encoded by the exons ATGGGATCTGCCTTTGAGGGAGTGATCAAGAGCGTGATCCGGGAGCTGGACCACAGAGGCAAGCTCATCCCCGTGGACAGTCTGCGGAGCTCCACCAGCTTCCAGCCCTACTGCTTGCTGGCCAGGAAGCTCTCAAGACTGTGGTTCTGGAAACCCCGCTACAAGTGCATCAACCTGTCCATCAGGGACATTCTGGAGCCTAATGACCCAGAACCAG ATGTGAAATGTGATGGCCCCTTCCACGTATGCGACTTCATGGACGGGCAGCTGCAGGGCTCTGTGGAGCTGGCACCCCCAGGACAGGTGCAGCTGGCAGGGGAGGCGACAGTGGCTGACAACCTCAGCACCTCGATGAACGTGTGTACACTGCGAGTGGTCCCCAACACCTGGGACACCATGCGCCAAGAGAG GCGCCTGCGTCAGCCCCAGCACAAAGTCCTAGAGCAGCTGCGGAACTGTGGCAACGACATATTCGTGGTGACAGAAGTGCTGCAGACACAGAAGGAGGTGACAGTCACCTGGATCTATAAGCAGGAGGGCTCCGGCCAGttttccctgcctggagccctgtCCCTCCAG GGCCAGGGCCATCTGAGGCGGAAGAAGACAGTCACCATCCCCTCAGGCAGCATCCTAGCATTCGAGGTGGCCCAGCTGGTTATCGGCCCTGACTGGG ATCACAAGCCCACGAGCAGCGCAGGCTCCAAAATACAGTCGGGTCAGTACCTTATTGACAACCCTGGAACCCTTTTCTGCCCCTGGGAGTCTGCCCTTCCCAACCAGGGCTCTCCTGGGGCCTGTGGGCAGCCGGGCAGTTCCAGCCATCTCCCCGCAGACGGGTTTGGCGAGGACTTGGTGGCAGTCACAGAAGACTTCCAGGGCCTGCTGGCAGAGGTGGGGACCCAGGCTGAGGGCCTGCGGGGCTTGTCCAGGGGCCTGTGCGACCAGCTGCTGGCAGGCCTGGTGCGGGTGCTGCAGGAGGAGCCAGCCCTGCAAACCCTGGAGGAGGCG CTGGAACAGGGCCTGTTCTGTGGGTGGGTGGCACCCCTGGAAGGTCCGGTGGGCACTGTCCTCGAGTGCCTGGTGCATACCTCCAGAGCACTAGAAGAGCAACTTGCCAGACCCGTTCTCTACCTGGTGGACTTGCTGACTG GGCTGAGTGAAACCCAGCTCAAGCTGCTCACAAAGGTCCTGGAGACAGGAGAGCTGTCCCGGCCCTTCAAGCTG GTGCAGAGCATTTTGGAGCAGAGCACCCCCTGGCAGGAGCGCAGGGCTGTGTCCCTGCCACaggggctcctggagggcagctGGGATGCAGAGGCACCTGCCTGGGTCTTGCTGGAGGAGTGTGGCCTCGAGCTGCAGGTGGACGACCCCCAGGTGTGCTGGGAGCCAGAGGCCCGGGACCACACGTGTACACTCTATGCCTGTCTGGCACTGCTGTTATGCCTGAGCGAGGACCCCTGTTAG
- the GSDMD gene encoding gasdermin-D isoform X1 has protein sequence MGSAFEGVIKSVIRELDHRGKLIPVDSLRSSTSFQPYCLLARKLSRLWFWKPRYKCINLSIRDILEPNDPEPDVKCDGPFHVCDFMDGQLQGSVELAPPGQVQLAGEATVADNLSTSMNVCTLRVVPNTWDTMRQERRLRQPQHKVLEQLRNCGNDIFVVTEVLQTQKEVTVTWIYKQEGSGQFSLPGALSLQGQGHLRRKKTVTIPSGSILAFEVAQLVIGPDWDVLLFPNKKQRTFKQSKKNHKPTSSAGSKIQSGQYLIDNPGTLFCPWESALPNQGSPGACGQPGSSSHLPADGFGEDLVAVTEDFQGLLAEVGTQAEGLRGLSRGLCDQLLAGLVRVLQEEPALQTLEEALEQGLFCGWVAPLEGPVGTVLECLVHTSRALEEQLARPVLYLVDLLTGLSETQLKLLTKVLETGELSRPFKLVQSILEQSTPWQERRAVSLPQGLLEGSWDAEAPAWVLLEECGLELQVDDPQVCWEPEARDHTCTLYACLALLLCLSEDPC, from the exons ATGGGATCTGCCTTTGAGGGAGTGATCAAGAGCGTGATCCGGGAGCTGGACCACAGAGGCAAGCTCATCCCCGTGGACAGTCTGCGGAGCTCCACCAGCTTCCAGCCCTACTGCTTGCTGGCCAGGAAGCTCTCAAGACTGTGGTTCTGGAAACCCCGCTACAAGTGCATCAACCTGTCCATCAGGGACATTCTGGAGCCTAATGACCCAGAACCAG ATGTGAAATGTGATGGCCCCTTCCACGTATGCGACTTCATGGACGGGCAGCTGCAGGGCTCTGTGGAGCTGGCACCCCCAGGACAGGTGCAGCTGGCAGGGGAGGCGACAGTGGCTGACAACCTCAGCACCTCGATGAACGTGTGTACACTGCGAGTGGTCCCCAACACCTGGGACACCATGCGCCAAGAGAG GCGCCTGCGTCAGCCCCAGCACAAAGTCCTAGAGCAGCTGCGGAACTGTGGCAACGACATATTCGTGGTGACAGAAGTGCTGCAGACACAGAAGGAGGTGACAGTCACCTGGATCTATAAGCAGGAGGGCTCCGGCCAGttttccctgcctggagccctgtCCCTCCAG GGCCAGGGCCATCTGAGGCGGAAGAAGACAGTCACCATCCCCTCAGGCAGCATCCTAGCATTCGAGGTGGCCCAGCTGGTTATCGGCCCTGACTGGG ATGTCCTCCTCTTCCCGAACAAGAAGCAGAGGACCTTCAAGCAGTCCAAGAAAA ATCACAAGCCCACGAGCAGCGCAGGCTCCAAAATACAGTCGGGTCAGTACCTTATTGACAACCCTGGAACCCTTTTCTGCCCCTGGGAGTCTGCCCTTCCCAACCAGGGCTCTCCTGGGGCCTGTGGGCAGCCGGGCAGTTCCAGCCATCTCCCCGCAGACGGGTTTGGCGAGGACTTGGTGGCAGTCACAGAAGACTTCCAGGGCCTGCTGGCAGAGGTGGGGACCCAGGCTGAGGGCCTGCGGGGCTTGTCCAGGGGCCTGTGCGACCAGCTGCTGGCAGGCCTGGTGCGGGTGCTGCAGGAGGAGCCAGCCCTGCAAACCCTGGAGGAGGCG CTGGAACAGGGCCTGTTCTGTGGGTGGGTGGCACCCCTGGAAGGTCCGGTGGGCACTGTCCTCGAGTGCCTGGTGCATACCTCCAGAGCACTAGAAGAGCAACTTGCCAGACCCGTTCTCTACCTGGTGGACTTGCTGACTG GGCTGAGTGAAACCCAGCTCAAGCTGCTCACAAAGGTCCTGGAGACAGGAGAGCTGTCCCGGCCCTTCAAGCTG GTGCAGAGCATTTTGGAGCAGAGCACCCCCTGGCAGGAGCGCAGGGCTGTGTCCCTGCCACaggggctcctggagggcagctGGGATGCAGAGGCACCTGCCTGGGTCTTGCTGGAGGAGTGTGGCCTCGAGCTGCAGGTGGACGACCCCCAGGTGTGCTGGGAGCCAGAGGCCCGGGACCACACGTGTACACTCTATGCCTGTCTGGCACTGCTGTTATGCCTGAGCGAGGACCCCTGTTAG
- the GSDMD gene encoding gasdermin-D isoform X4 has product MGSAFEGVIKSVIRELDHRGKLIPVDSLRSSTSFQPYCLLARKLSRLWFWKPRYKCINLSIRDILEPNDPEPDVKCDGPFHVCDFMDGQLQGSVELAPPGQVQLAGEATVADNLSTSMNVCTLRVVPNTWDTMRQERRLRQPQHKVLEQLRNCGNDIFVVTEVLQTQKEVTVTWIYKQEGSGQFSLPGALSLQGQGHLRRKKTVTIPSGSILAFEVAQLVIGPDWDHKPTSSAGSKIQSDGFGEDLVAVTEDFQGLLAEVGTQAEGLRGLSRGLCDQLLAGLVRVLQEEPALQTLEEALEQGLFCGWVAPLEGPVGTVLECLVHTSRALEEQLARPVLYLVDLLTGLSETQLKLLTKVLETGELSRPFKLVQSILEQSTPWQERRAVSLPQGLLEGSWDAEAPAWVLLEECGLELQVDDPQVCWEPEARDHTCTLYACLALLLCLSEDPC; this is encoded by the exons ATGGGATCTGCCTTTGAGGGAGTGATCAAGAGCGTGATCCGGGAGCTGGACCACAGAGGCAAGCTCATCCCCGTGGACAGTCTGCGGAGCTCCACCAGCTTCCAGCCCTACTGCTTGCTGGCCAGGAAGCTCTCAAGACTGTGGTTCTGGAAACCCCGCTACAAGTGCATCAACCTGTCCATCAGGGACATTCTGGAGCCTAATGACCCAGAACCAG ATGTGAAATGTGATGGCCCCTTCCACGTATGCGACTTCATGGACGGGCAGCTGCAGGGCTCTGTGGAGCTGGCACCCCCAGGACAGGTGCAGCTGGCAGGGGAGGCGACAGTGGCTGACAACCTCAGCACCTCGATGAACGTGTGTACACTGCGAGTGGTCCCCAACACCTGGGACACCATGCGCCAAGAGAG GCGCCTGCGTCAGCCCCAGCACAAAGTCCTAGAGCAGCTGCGGAACTGTGGCAACGACATATTCGTGGTGACAGAAGTGCTGCAGACACAGAAGGAGGTGACAGTCACCTGGATCTATAAGCAGGAGGGCTCCGGCCAGttttccctgcctggagccctgtCCCTCCAG GGCCAGGGCCATCTGAGGCGGAAGAAGACAGTCACCATCCCCTCAGGCAGCATCCTAGCATTCGAGGTGGCCCAGCTGGTTATCGGCCCTGACTGGG ATCACAAGCCCACGAGCAGCGCAGGCTCCAAAATACAGTCGG ACGGGTTTGGCGAGGACTTGGTGGCAGTCACAGAAGACTTCCAGGGCCTGCTGGCAGAGGTGGGGACCCAGGCTGAGGGCCTGCGGGGCTTGTCCAGGGGCCTGTGCGACCAGCTGCTGGCAGGCCTGGTGCGGGTGCTGCAGGAGGAGCCAGCCCTGCAAACCCTGGAGGAGGCG CTGGAACAGGGCCTGTTCTGTGGGTGGGTGGCACCCCTGGAAGGTCCGGTGGGCACTGTCCTCGAGTGCCTGGTGCATACCTCCAGAGCACTAGAAGAGCAACTTGCCAGACCCGTTCTCTACCTGGTGGACTTGCTGACTG GGCTGAGTGAAACCCAGCTCAAGCTGCTCACAAAGGTCCTGGAGACAGGAGAGCTGTCCCGGCCCTTCAAGCTG GTGCAGAGCATTTTGGAGCAGAGCACCCCCTGGCAGGAGCGCAGGGCTGTGTCCCTGCCACaggggctcctggagggcagctGGGATGCAGAGGCACCTGCCTGGGTCTTGCTGGAGGAGTGTGGCCTCGAGCTGCAGGTGGACGACCCCCAGGTGTGCTGGGAGCCAGAGGCCCGGGACCACACGTGTACACTCTATGCCTGTCTGGCACTGCTGTTATGCCTGAGCGAGGACCCCTGTTAG
- the MROH6 gene encoding maestro heat-like repeat-containing protein family member 6, with protein sequence MDVGVQVHHPRDPIPSAGPWRAQPEPTHSSSRLATHCEGGRALHKPLMPTPGGVWNAPTPTHNARTHAPPRLSPVLPAQGQLLGQARARLPGRTSTGAAGRAQLSSLGCAVAMAWGLWGRARGGPVGALTLSALAEGIQANQGQTPGRSSAGPQPERALEPEVEPRSASAIPPAGREPCPSPRGQGPAPEEPHQEPQSSWEEGALADLALYTAACLEEAGVAGTQATALMLSSALEARGEHLEDNVYALVRGLLAQVPSLAQGRPRQAALRVLSALALEHAREVVCALLPSSLPPDRAAAELWRSLSRNQRVNGQVLVQLLWALRNEAGPELEALAATRALGEMLAVSGCVGATRGFYPHLLLVLVTQLHRLARRVRSPDAPKVQAPWHRGPPHSHVSCAVEALKALLTGDGGRMVVTCMEQAGGWRRLVGAHTHLEGVLLLASAMVAHADHHLRGLFGNVLPQLRSPDDTQRLTAMAFFTGLLQSRPTAGLLREESILERLCAWQGDREPTVRWLGLLGLGHLALNRGKVRHVSRVLPALLGALGEGDARLVDAALGALRRLLLRPRAPVRLLSAELGPRLPPLLDDARDSVRASAVGLLGTLVRRGRGGLRVGLRGPLRKLVLRSLVPLLLRLQDPSRDAAESSEWTLARCDQALHWGLLEDMVTVAHYDSPEALSRICHCLVQQYPSHVPSFLSQTQGYLRSPQDPLRWAAAVLLGFLIHHTCPGCISQDLLDSLSQDLEQLQSDPEPAVVAAAHVSAQQVALLTHAQARPRSLRLLPEGLWPQPCPRRPPPAFDDSPFQPRSFIGRWGCVGPG encoded by the exons ATGGATGTTGGGGTACAGGTCCACCatcccagggatcccatcccttCCGCAGGGCCCTGGCGGGCACAGCCAGAACCCACACACTCGAGCTCCAGGCTGGCTACTCATTGCGAGGGCGGGAGGGCCCTTCACAAGCCACTGATGCCTACACCTGGGGGTGTCTGGAATGCCCCAACCCCCACACACAACGCTCGCACGCATGCGCCACCACGCCTGTCCCCGGTCCTACCTGCCCAGGGCCAGCTTCTAGGTCAGGCCCGGGCACGACTTCCCGGGAGAACCAGCACAGGTGCTGCAGGCCGGGCTCAGCTGAGCAGCTTGGGGTGTGCGGTGGCCATGGCCTGGGGACTGTGGGGCAGGGCCCGAGGGGGCCCTGTGGGGGCTCTAACCCTGTCGGCTCTGGCTGAAGGCATCCAGGCCAACCAAGGACAGACCCCGGGTCGCTCTTCTGCTGGCCCTCAGCCTGAACGTGCGCTTGAACCTGAGGTGGAGCCTCGGAGTGCAAGTGCCATCCCCCCAGCCGGTAGGGAGCCCTGCCCCTCGCCCAGGGGGCAAGGTCCTGCCCCTGAGGAACCCCACCAG GAACCCCAGAGTTCCTGGGAAGAGGGGGCGCTAGCTGACCTGGCCTTGTACACGGCTGCCTGCCTGGAAGAGGCTGGCGTTGCAGGGACCCAAGCAACAGCACTCATGCTGTCCTCCGCTCTGGAGGCCCGGGGGGAGCATCTGGAGGACAAC GTGTATGCCCTGGTGCGAGGGCTGCTGGCGCAGGTGCCCAGCTTGGCCCAAGGGAGGCCCCGGCAGGCGGCTCTGCGGGTGCTGAGCGCACTGGCCCTGGAGCATGCGCGGGAAGTGGTGTGTGCGCTGCTCCCAAGCTCGCTGCCCCCCGACCG GGCAGCCGCCGAGCTGTGGCGCAGCCTGAGCCGGAACCAGCGCGTAAACGGGCAGGTGCTGGTCCAGCTGCTGTGGGCGTTGAGGAACGAAGCCGGGCCTGAGCTGGAGGCGCTGGCG GCCACTCGGGCCCTCGGGGAGATGCTGGCTGTGTCTGGCTGCGTGGGTGCCACTCGGGGCTTCTACCCACACCTCCTGCTCGTGCTGGTCACGCAGCTACACCGGCTGGCGCGGCGTGTGCGCTCCCCGGATGCCCCTAAGGTGCAGGCCCCATGGCACCGAGGGCCCCCGCACAGCCACGTCAG CTGTGCTGTGGAAGCCTTGAAGGCTCTGCTCACCGGGGATGGTGGCCGCATGGTGGTCACGTGCATGGAGCAGGCCGGGGGCTGGAGAAGGCTAGTGGGAGCCCACACCCACCTAGAAGGTGTCCTGCTGCTGGCCAG TGCCATGGTGGCCCACGCTGACCACCACCTGCGGGGCCTTTTTGGGAACGTGCTGCCCCAGCTGCGCAGCCCCGACGACACGCAGCGCCTTACGGCCATGGCCTTCTTCACGGGG CTGTTGCAGAGCCGGCCCACAGCAGGCCTCCTGAGGGAGGAGAGCATCCTGGAGCGGCTCTGCGCCTGGCAGGGCGACCGCGAGCCCACTGTGCGCTGGCTGGGCCTGCTGGGCCTGGGCCACCTGGCGCTGAACCGCGGCAAg GTGCGGCACGTGAGCAGGGTGCTGCCCGCACTGCTGGGCGCGCTGGGCGAGGGCGACGCGAGGCTCGTGGACGCAGCGCTGGGCGCCCTGCGAAGGCTCCTGCTGCGGCCTCGGGCTCCCGTGCGGCTGCTGAGCGCCGAGCTGgggccccgcctcccgccgctGCTGGACGAC GCCCGGGACTCGGTGCGCGCCTCGGCCGTCGGGCTTCTGGGGACGCTGgtgcggcggggccggggcgggctcCGGGTGGGGCTCCGCGGCCCCCTGCGGAAGCTGGTGCTCCGGAGCCTCGTCCCTCTGCTGTTGCGCCTGCAAGATCCCAGCCGGGACGCTGCTGAG AGTTCAGAGTGGACCCTGGCCCGCTGTGACCAGGCCTTGCATTGGGGCCTGCTGGAGGACATGGTCACGGTGGCCCACTACGACAGCCCTGAGGCCCTAAGCCGCATCTGCCACTGCCTG GTGCAGCAGTACCCGAGTCACGTACCCAGCTTCCTGAGCCAGACCCAGGGCTACCTGCGGAGCCCACAGGACCCCTTGCGCTGGGCAGCGGCCGTGCTCctag GCTTCCTCATCCACCACACGTGCCCGGGCTGCATCAGCCAGGACCTGCTGGACTCCCTGTCGCAGG ACCTGGAGCAGCTGCAGAGTGACCCGGAGCCCGCCGTGGTGGCCGCCGCCCACGTGTCCGCCCAACAGGTGGCGCTGCTGACCCACGCACAGGCCCGGCCCCGCAGCCTGCGACTCCTCCCAGAGGGCctctggccccagccctgcccccgccGGCCCCCACCGGCCTTCGACGACAGCCCGTTCCAGCCCCGCAGCTTCATAGGCCGCTGGGGCTGCGTGGGACCTGGCTGA